The proteins below come from a single Ferviditalea candida genomic window:
- the tuf gene encoding elongation factor Tu has translation MAKAKFERTKPHVNIGTIGHVDHGKTTLTAAITAVLSKKYGGSAIAFDQIDKAPEERERGITISTAHVEYETGNRHYAHVDCPGHADYVKNMITGAAQMDGAILVVSAADGPMPQTREHILLSRQVGVPYIVVFLNKCDMVEDEELLELVEMEVRDLLNEYEFPGDDTPIIRGSAREALQNPEGEWAQKIIELFEAIDSYIPTPEREVDKPFLMPVEDVFTITGRGTVATGRVERGVVKVGDEVEIIGIHEETKKTVVTGVEMFRKLLDQAQAGDNIGALLRGVDRKDIERGQVLAKPGSVKPHTHFEAQVYVLTKEEGGRHKPFFSGYRPQFYFRTTDVTGVITLPEGTEMVMPGDNITMKVELINPIAIEEGTRFAIREGGRTVGAGAVSTIIK, from the coding sequence ATGGCAAAAGCAAAATTCGAACGCACCAAACCGCACGTTAACATTGGTACCATCGGTCACGTCGACCACGGCAAAACCACTCTGACTGCAGCCATCACGGCAGTTCTGTCGAAAAAATACGGAGGTAGCGCCATCGCTTTCGATCAAATCGACAAAGCTCCGGAAGAGCGCGAACGCGGAATCACGATTTCTACGGCACACGTAGAATATGAAACGGGAAACCGCCACTATGCACACGTTGACTGCCCGGGCCACGCCGACTATGTTAAAAACATGATTACCGGCGCTGCACAAATGGACGGTGCGATTCTGGTTGTATCCGCAGCTGACGGTCCGATGCCGCAAACTCGAGAGCACATTCTTCTGTCCCGCCAGGTTGGCGTTCCTTACATCGTTGTATTCCTGAACAAATGCGACATGGTAGAAGACGAAGAACTGCTTGAACTGGTTGAAATGGAAGTTCGCGACCTGCTGAACGAATATGAATTCCCTGGAGACGACACTCCGATCATCCGCGGTTCCGCTCGTGAAGCGTTGCAGAATCCGGAAGGAGAATGGGCTCAAAAAATCATCGAGCTGTTCGAAGCGATCGACTCCTACATCCCGACTCCGGAACGTGAAGTTGACAAACCGTTCCTTATGCCGGTGGAAGATGTATTCACGATTACAGGACGCGGTACGGTTGCTACCGGTCGTGTAGAGCGCGGGGTTGTCAAAGTGGGCGACGAAGTCGAGATCATTGGTATTCATGAGGAAACCAAGAAGACCGTTGTTACCGGCGTAGAAATGTTCAGAAAATTGCTCGATCAAGCACAAGCCGGAGACAATATCGGCGCACTGCTTCGCGGTGTGGATCGCAAAGATATCGAGCGCGGCCAAGTATTGGCTAAACCCGGTTCCGTTAAACCGCACACTCATTTTGAAGCTCAAGTTTATGTGCTGACCAAAGAAGAAGGTGGACGCCATAAGCCGTTCTTTTCCGGATACCGTCCGCAATTCTACTTCCGTACAACTGACGTTACCGGAGTAATCACGCTTCCTGAAGGTACGGAAATGGTTATGCCTGGCGATAACATTACCATGAAGGTAGAACTGATCAATCCGATCGCTATCGAAGAAGGTACGCGTTTCGCTATTCGCGAAGGCGGACGTACAGTCGGCGCAGGCGCTGTTTCAACAATTATCAAGTAA
- the rpsJ gene encoding 30S ribosomal protein S10 gives MAKQKIRIRLKAYDHRILDQSAEKIVETAKRSGANVSGPIPLPTEKQIITILRAVHKYKDSREQFEMRTHKRLIDIVNPTPQTVDALMRLDLPSGVDIEIKL, from the coding sequence ATGGCAAAGCAAAAAATCCGTATTCGTTTGAAGGCGTACGATCACAGAATTCTTGATCAATCCGCAGAGAAGATTGTGGAAACGGCAAAGCGTTCCGGTGCGAATGTATCAGGACCGATTCCGCTGCCTACTGAAAAGCAAATCATCACCATTCTTCGAGCGGTTCACAAGTACAAGGATTCCAGGGAGCAATTCGAAATGCGTACTCATAAGCGTTTGATCGATATTGTCAACCCAACTCCGCAAACCGTGGATGCATTGATGCGTTTGGATCTGCCGTCCGGAGTGGATATTGAAATCAAGCTGTAA
- the rpsG gene encoding 30S ribosomal protein S7, translating into MPRKGPVPRRDVLPDPIYNSKLVTRLINRIMLDGKKGVAQKILYDAFDVIRDRTGKDPMEVFEQAIKNIMPVLEVKARRVGGANYQVPVEVKPERRTSLGLRWLVNYSRNRGENTMQERLAAEIIDASNNTGASVKKREDTHKMAEANKAFAHYRW; encoded by the coding sequence ATGCCTCGTAAAGGACCTGTACCCCGCCGAGATGTGTTGCCTGATCCGATTTACAACAGCAAATTGGTTACGCGCTTAATCAACCGCATCATGCTCGACGGTAAAAAGGGAGTCGCCCAAAAAATATTGTACGATGCGTTCGACGTTATCCGCGATCGCACGGGTAAAGACCCGATGGAAGTATTTGAACAGGCGATCAAGAACATCATGCCCGTGCTGGAAGTCAAAGCCCGCCGTGTCGGCGGCGCCAACTATCAGGTTCCGGTTGAAGTTAAGCCGGAAAGAAGAACTTCGCTGGGACTTCGCTGGCTCGTAAATTACTCGCGCAATCGCGGAGAAAATACCATGCAGGAGCGTCTGGCGGCGGAAATCATTGATGCCAGCAATAACACTGGAGCTTCCGTGAAGAAACGTGAGGATACGCACAAGATGGCGGAAGCCAACAAAGCGTTTGCTCATTACCGCTGGTAA
- the rplC gene encoding 50S ribosomal protein L3 yields MKGILGKKLGMTQVFTAEGNVIPVTVIQAGPCVVLQKKELENDGYEAIQIGFEDKKEKRSIKPELGHAKKAGTTPKRYVREFRGVNLADYEVGQVIAADIFSEGEHVDVTGTSKGKGFQGNIKRHGQSRGPMAHGSHYHRGPGSMGSIAANRVFKGKALPGHMGSETVTLRNLEVVKVDAERNVLLVKGSIPGPRNSYVKIKLTTKK; encoded by the coding sequence ATGAAAGGTATCTTAGGTAAAAAGCTGGGGATGACCCAGGTCTTTACGGCCGAGGGCAACGTCATTCCGGTAACTGTTATTCAGGCCGGTCCGTGCGTGGTTCTGCAGAAAAAAGAGCTGGAAAACGACGGATATGAAGCGATTCAAATCGGATTTGAAGACAAGAAGGAAAAAAGATCGATCAAGCCTGAGTTGGGCCATGCGAAAAAAGCGGGCACAACACCTAAGCGCTACGTACGGGAATTTCGCGGAGTCAATCTGGCGGATTACGAGGTAGGGCAAGTGATCGCAGCCGACATTTTCTCTGAAGGCGAACATGTTGATGTAACAGGAACGTCGAAGGGTAAAGGCTTTCAAGGCAATATCAAAAGACATGGACAGAGCAGAGGGCCGATGGCTCACGGTTCCCACTATCACCGTGGACCCGGATCGATGGGTTCCATCGCAGCCAACCGTGTGTTTAAAGGCAAGGCGCTCCCTGGACATATGGGAAGCGAGACCGTAACGCTCCGCAATTTGGAAGTCGTGAAGGTTGATGCGGAACGCAACGTGCTGTTGGTGAAAGGATCCATTCCCGGACCCCGCAACAGCTATGTCAAAATAAAATTGACAACGAAAAAGTAA
- the rpoC gene encoding DNA-directed RNA polymerase subunit beta', with amino-acid sequence MMDVNNFEFMKIGLASPDKIRSWSRGEVKKPETINYRTLKPEKEGLFCEKIFGPTKDWECHCGKYKRVRYKGVVCDRCGVEVTRAKVRRERMGHIELAAPVSHIWYFKGIPSRMGLALDMSPRSLEEIIYFASYVVTDPGETPLEKKQLLSEKEYRSYREKYGYGFQAGMGAEAVKKLLQDLDVNAELAVLREELKTAQGQRRNRAIKRLEVLEAFRSSGNNPEWMVLDVLPVIPPELRPMVQLDGGRFATSDLNDLYRRVINRNNRLKRLLDLGAPDIIVQNEKRMLQEAVDALIDNGRRGRPVTGPGNRPLKSLSHMLKGKQGRFRQNLLGKRVDYSGRSVIVVGPSLKMYQCGLPKEMALELFKPFVMKELVNKGLAHNIKSAKRKVEKVSPEVWDVLEEVIKEHPVLLNRAPTLHRLGIQAFEPILVEGRAIKLHPLVCTAYNADFDGDQMAVHVPLSAEAQAEARILMLASGNILNPKDGKPVVTPSQDMVLGTYYLTLDNHDSVGSGTIFRTVNEAISSYQSGNVSLHARVAIPVKALNKKSFTQKQQDAFLVTTVGKIIFNEIFPDDFPFINEPTRENLLNGTPDRYFIFDKGINVREAIMNTPDKGAVGKEYLGSIIAECFRRYHTTKTSVILDNIKSLGFTYSTKAGITIAVSDVVVPQEKEQLLRDSEDKVKVVQNQYRRGLITNEERYDRVISIWDKMKSDITDILMKSLDKYNSINLMVESKARGNKSQITQLGGMRGLMANPSGRIIEVPIKSNFREGLTVLEYFTSTHGARKGLADTALRTADSGYLTRRLVDVAQDVIVREDDCGTDKGFMVSKIHDGKEVIEDLYDRIDGRYSFETIRHPETKEIIVNRNELIDASKAIEIISAGIEKVQIRSVLSCRTRHGVCKICYGRNLATGKHVEIGEAVGIIAAQSIGEPGTQLTMRTFHTGGVAGDDITQGLPRIQELFEARNPKGQAIISEIDGVIKDIRDAKDRREIEVEGEAETKVYQVTYGSRIRVSVGQQVEAGDEITEGSIDPKDMLRIKGIRGVQNYILQEVQRVYRNQGVEINDKHIEVMIRQMLRKIRVVDAGDTNLLPGSFVDIHEYEEANREVLLSGAMPAVARPILLGITKASLETDSFLSAASFQETTRVLTDAAIKGKVDQLLGLKENVIIGKLIPAGTGMTRYRGIRMLEDGEPENLEEELKEAVSVE; translated from the coding sequence TTGATGGACGTCAACAACTTTGAATTTATGAAAATCGGGCTGGCTTCTCCCGACAAAATCCGTTCCTGGTCCAGGGGAGAAGTCAAAAAACCGGAAACCATCAACTATCGTACGCTCAAGCCTGAAAAGGAAGGGCTGTTCTGCGAGAAAATTTTCGGTCCTACCAAGGATTGGGAGTGCCATTGCGGCAAGTATAAGCGTGTCCGTTACAAAGGGGTCGTGTGCGATCGCTGCGGCGTAGAAGTTACGCGGGCCAAAGTCCGCCGCGAACGAATGGGACATATTGAATTGGCGGCGCCGGTATCCCATATCTGGTATTTCAAAGGGATCCCCAGCCGGATGGGCTTGGCGTTGGATATGTCGCCGAGATCGCTGGAGGAGATTATCTATTTCGCTTCCTATGTAGTAACCGATCCGGGCGAAACTCCGCTTGAGAAAAAGCAGCTGCTTTCCGAAAAGGAATACAGAAGCTACCGCGAAAAGTACGGTTACGGATTTCAAGCCGGCATGGGAGCGGAAGCTGTCAAAAAACTGCTTCAAGACCTTGATGTCAATGCGGAGTTGGCCGTTCTTCGAGAGGAATTGAAAACCGCGCAGGGCCAAAGGAGAAACCGCGCCATCAAACGTCTTGAGGTGCTTGAGGCATTTCGCTCATCGGGCAACAATCCGGAATGGATGGTGCTGGATGTTCTTCCTGTCATTCCGCCGGAGCTTAGACCGATGGTGCAACTGGACGGCGGCCGTTTTGCCACTTCCGACCTGAACGATTTGTACCGTCGCGTGATTAACCGCAACAACCGTCTGAAGCGCCTGTTGGATTTGGGGGCGCCCGATATCATTGTACAGAACGAAAAGCGGATGCTGCAGGAAGCGGTTGACGCCTTGATTGATAACGGCCGCCGCGGACGTCCAGTGACCGGACCCGGCAACAGGCCGTTGAAATCGCTCAGCCATATGCTGAAAGGAAAACAGGGCCGGTTCCGTCAGAATCTGCTGGGCAAACGCGTCGACTACTCGGGACGCTCCGTTATCGTGGTCGGGCCGAGTCTTAAGATGTACCAATGCGGTTTGCCGAAAGAAATGGCATTGGAGTTGTTTAAGCCGTTCGTAATGAAAGAGCTGGTCAACAAAGGTCTGGCCCATAACATTAAAAGCGCCAAACGGAAGGTTGAAAAAGTCAGCCCCGAGGTCTGGGATGTTTTGGAGGAAGTGATCAAAGAGCATCCGGTTCTTTTGAACCGTGCTCCTACGCTGCACAGGCTCGGCATCCAAGCTTTTGAACCGATTCTTGTTGAAGGCCGTGCCATCAAATTGCATCCGCTCGTATGTACCGCATACAATGCCGACTTTGACGGCGACCAGATGGCCGTGCACGTTCCTTTATCCGCTGAAGCGCAGGCGGAGGCCAGGATTCTGATGCTCGCTTCCGGAAATATTTTGAACCCGAAAGACGGAAAGCCGGTCGTTACGCCTTCCCAGGATATGGTCTTGGGGACGTACTACTTAACGCTCGATAATCATGATTCGGTGGGCTCCGGAACGATTTTCAGAACAGTGAATGAAGCGATCTCCTCCTACCAATCGGGGAACGTATCGCTCCATGCACGGGTGGCGATTCCGGTTAAGGCGTTGAATAAAAAGTCTTTTACGCAGAAACAGCAGGATGCTTTTCTCGTGACGACCGTCGGAAAAATTATTTTTAATGAAATTTTTCCGGATGACTTTCCATTCATTAATGAGCCGACCCGGGAAAACTTGCTGAACGGAACGCCTGACAGGTATTTCATTTTTGACAAAGGCATAAACGTTCGGGAAGCGATCATGAACACTCCCGATAAGGGAGCCGTCGGCAAAGAATATCTGGGCTCGATTATCGCGGAATGCTTCCGTCGTTACCATACTACGAAGACTTCCGTAATTCTGGACAATATCAAATCGCTCGGATTCACTTATTCGACCAAAGCCGGTATTACAATTGCCGTATCCGATGTCGTGGTGCCGCAGGAGAAAGAACAACTGCTGCGGGATTCCGAAGATAAGGTCAAGGTGGTGCAGAATCAATACCGCAGAGGATTGATTACAAACGAGGAGCGGTATGACCGGGTTATCAGCATTTGGGATAAAATGAAGAGCGATATCACCGATATCCTGATGAAATCGCTGGATAAATACAATTCCATCAATCTGATGGTGGAGTCGAAAGCGCGGGGCAACAAATCGCAAATTACCCAGCTTGGCGGAATGCGCGGTCTGATGGCCAATCCGTCGGGTAGAATCATCGAGGTGCCGATCAAATCGAATTTCCGTGAAGGATTGACGGTTTTGGAATACTTCACCTCGACGCATGGAGCGAGGAAAGGTCTGGCGGATACGGCGTTAAGGACCGCGGACTCGGGTTACTTGACGCGGCGTTTGGTCGACGTTGCCCAGGATGTGATTGTTCGCGAGGATGACTGCGGAACGGACAAAGGCTTTATGGTCAGCAAAATCCATGACGGCAAAGAGGTCATTGAGGATCTGTACGACCGTATTGACGGCAGATATTCCTTCGAAACGATCCGACATCCCGAAACAAAGGAAATTATCGTCAACCGCAATGAGCTGATTGATGCGTCGAAAGCGATTGAGATCATTTCCGCAGGCATTGAGAAAGTTCAGATCCGTTCGGTGCTTAGCTGCAGGACCCGGCATGGCGTTTGTAAAATATGCTACGGACGAAACCTGGCAACCGGTAAGCATGTGGAAATCGGGGAAGCAGTCGGGATTATCGCGGCCCAATCGATCGGTGAGCCGGGTACCCAGCTGACAATGCGGACCTTCCATACGGGCGGGGTTGCAGGAGATGATATCACGCAAGGCCTTCCGCGGATTCAGGAGCTGTTCGAAGCAAGGAATCCGAAAGGTCAGGCGATCATATCGGAAATCGACGGCGTGATCAAAGATATTCGCGATGCGAAAGACCGTCGGGAAATCGAGGTTGAAGGCGAAGCCGAAACGAAGGTTTATCAGGTAACCTACGGTTCGCGCATCAGAGTATCCGTCGGCCAACAAGTCGAAGCTGGAGACGAGATTACTGAAGGATCCATAGATCCGAAGGATATGCTTAGAATTAAAGGGATCCGGGGAGTACAGAATTACATTCTCCAGGAAGTTCAACGCGTTTATCGCAACCAAGGCGTTGAGATCAACGACAAGCATATTGAGGTCATGATCCGTCAGATGCTGAGGAAAATCCGCGTCGTTGATGCCGGAGACACGAATTTGCTCCCCGGCTCGTTCGTTGACATTCATGAATATGAAGAGGCCAACAGGGAAGTTCTCTTATCCGGAGCAATGCCTGCGGTTGCCCGCCCGATTTTGCTCGGTATTACCAAAGCTTCACTGGAAACCGATTCGTTCCTGTCCGCCGCTTCGTTCCAGGAAACGACCCGCGTGCTGACTGATGCGGCGATCAAAGGAAAGGTCGATCAGCTGCTCGGTCTCAAGGAAAACGTCATTATCGGTAAGCTGATTCCTGCCGGAACGGGAATGACCCGTTATCGCGGAATCCGGATGCTGGAGGACGGCGAACCGGAAAATTTGGAAGAAGAGCTCAAGGAAGCTGTTTCGGTAGAGTAG
- the rpsL gene encoding 30S ribosomal protein S12, with product MPTINQLVRKGRKAKVVKSKSPALQRGYNAMKREETDLSAPQKRGVCTRVGTMTPKKPNSALRKYARVRLTNRVEVTAYIPGIGHNLQEHSVVLIRGGRVKDLPGVRYHIIRGALDTAGVNNRKQARSKYGTKRAKAKK from the coding sequence ATGCCGACAATTAACCAATTGGTGAGAAAAGGACGCAAGGCCAAAGTCGTCAAATCCAAATCGCCTGCATTGCAAAGGGGTTACAATGCTATGAAGCGTGAGGAAACCGACCTGAGCGCGCCGCAAAAACGCGGGGTTTGCACTCGTGTGGGAACGATGACGCCGAAGAAACCGAACTCTGCACTTCGTAAATATGCGCGTGTTCGTTTGACCAACCGTGTTGAGGTTACCGCTTATATTCCTGGTATCGGACATAACCTCCAAGAGCACAGTGTCGTTCTGATTCGCGGCGGCAGGGTTAAGGATTTGCCGGGTGTTCGTTATCATATTATCCGGGGTGCGTTGGATACCGCTGGCGTGAACAACCGCAAGCAAGCCAGGTCGAAATACGGTACGAAACGTGCGAAAGCTAAAAAATAA
- the fusA gene encoding elongation factor G, translating to MPRAFSLEKTRNIGIMAHIDAGKTTTTERVLFYTGRTHKIGEVHEGAATMDWMEQEQERGITITSAATTAQWKDHRINIIDTPGHVDFTVEVERSLRVLDGAVGVFCAKGGVEPQSETVWRQADRYHVPRIAYVNKMDIIGADFEGAVQQMRERLRANAVPIQLPIGSENDFIGIIDLIENQAYMYKDDLGKEIEVTEIPADYKEKAETFRQEMIEKIVELDEELMMKYLEGEEISIEELKRALRKGTVEVKITPVLCGSSYKNKGVQKMLDAVIDYLPAPTDVPDIKGVLEDGTEVSRKSSDSEPFSALAFKIMSDPYVGKLTFFRVYSGTLSSGSYVLNSTKGKRERIGRILMMHANHREEIEMVYAGDIAAAVGLKDTTTGDTLCDEKNKVILESMEFPDPVISVAIEPKTKADQDKMGLALSRLAEEDPTFRTKTDEETGQTIISGMGELHLEIIVDRMQREFKVEANVGKPQVAYRETFRAPAKVEGKFVRQSGGRGQYGHVWIEFEPLEPGKGFVFENKIVGGVVPREYVPAVQAGIEESMKNGVLAGFPLVDVLARLVDGSYHDVDSSEMAFKIAGSMALKAAKDKCKPVILEPIMKVEVTVPEEYMGDVMGDLNSRRGRIEGMDSRAGAQIIRAKVPLSEMFGYSTTLRSRTQGRGTYSMEISHYEEVPKSISEEIVAKSKGAS from the coding sequence ATGCCTAGAGCGTTCTCCTTGGAAAAAACACGTAATATTGGGATTATGGCTCATATTGACGCGGGCAAAACCACGACGACGGAACGCGTATTGTTCTATACCGGTCGTACCCATAAAATCGGGGAAGTCCATGAAGGGGCTGCCACGATGGACTGGATGGAGCAAGAGCAAGAGCGCGGCATTACGATTACCTCAGCCGCAACGACCGCGCAGTGGAAAGATCATCGCATCAATATTATCGATACCCCTGGACACGTGGATTTTACGGTGGAAGTCGAACGTTCACTTCGCGTATTGGATGGAGCGGTTGGCGTTTTCTGTGCCAAAGGCGGCGTCGAGCCTCAATCGGAAACCGTATGGCGTCAAGCTGACCGTTATCATGTACCAAGGATTGCCTATGTCAATAAAATGGACATCATTGGTGCCGATTTTGAAGGTGCGGTGCAGCAAATGCGCGAAAGACTGCGTGCCAATGCAGTTCCGATTCAATTGCCGATAGGTTCGGAAAACGATTTTATTGGCATTATCGATCTCATTGAGAACCAAGCATATATGTATAAGGATGACCTTGGAAAAGAGATCGAAGTGACTGAAATTCCGGCCGATTATAAAGAGAAAGCAGAAACATTCCGCCAAGAAATGATCGAAAAGATCGTGGAATTGGATGAAGAATTAATGATGAAATACCTGGAGGGAGAAGAAATCTCCATTGAGGAATTGAAAAGGGCGCTTCGCAAAGGAACGGTTGAAGTTAAAATCACACCGGTTCTGTGCGGCTCTTCTTACAAAAACAAGGGTGTACAAAAAATGCTCGATGCGGTTATCGATTACCTACCGGCTCCGACGGATGTTCCCGATATCAAGGGGGTTTTGGAGGACGGCACGGAAGTCAGCCGCAAATCTTCGGACAGCGAACCGTTCTCGGCTTTGGCGTTCAAGATTATGAGCGACCCGTATGTAGGTAAACTTACGTTCTTCCGCGTTTATTCCGGTACGCTTTCCTCGGGTTCGTATGTGTTGAACTCAACCAAGGGCAAGCGGGAAAGAATCGGACGTATTCTGATGATGCACGCCAATCACCGCGAAGAGATCGAAATGGTCTATGCGGGAGATATCGCTGCAGCCGTCGGATTGAAGGATACGACGACGGGGGATACGCTGTGCGACGAGAAGAACAAGGTTATTCTCGAATCCATGGAGTTCCCGGATCCGGTTATCTCCGTGGCCATCGAGCCGAAAACGAAAGCGGATCAGGACAAAATGGGCCTTGCATTGTCCAGGCTCGCTGAAGAAGATCCGACCTTCCGTACCAAAACCGATGAAGAAACCGGCCAAACGATTATTTCCGGTATGGGCGAACTGCACTTGGAAATTATCGTAGACCGTATGCAGCGCGAGTTTAAAGTGGAAGCGAATGTCGGCAAACCTCAAGTTGCTTACCGCGAAACCTTCCGCGCACCGGCAAAAGTCGAAGGAAAATTCGTTCGCCAATCCGGTGGCCGCGGTCAATACGGTCACGTATGGATCGAATTCGAGCCCTTGGAGCCGGGTAAAGGATTCGTGTTCGAGAACAAAATTGTCGGCGGCGTCGTGCCGCGGGAATATGTACCGGCCGTTCAAGCAGGTATTGAAGAATCGATGAAGAACGGTGTTCTTGCCGGCTTCCCGTTAGTGGATGTTCTGGCGAGACTGGTAGACGGTTCTTACCATGACGTCGACTCCAGTGAAATGGCGTTCAAAATTGCCGGATCGATGGCGTTGAAAGCAGCGAAGGATAAATGTAAGCCGGTTATTCTTGAGCCGATCATGAAAGTTGAAGTGACGGTTCCCGAAGAATATATGGGAGATGTCATGGGTGACCTGAACTCCCGCCGCGGACGCATTGAAGGAATGGATTCTCGCGCAGGCGCTCAAATCATTCGGGCGAAAGTGCCGCTTTCCGAAATGTTCGGTTACTCTACGACGCTGCGTTCAAGAACGCAAGGTCGCGGTACGTATTCGATGGAAATTTCTCATTATGAGGAAGTTCCGAAATCCATTTCGGAAGAGATCGTTGCCAAAAGTAAAGGTGCATCTTGA
- the rplD gene encoding 50S ribosomal protein L4 yields the protein MPKVSMYDMNGNQVGELELPEAVFGIEPNAHVLHEAVLMQQASLRRGTHKTKGRSEVSGGGRKPWKQKGTGRARQGSIRAPQWKGGGIVFGPTPRSYAYKLPKKVRRLAIKSALSSKVKDNEIIVLDQLMMNQPKTKDFANMLKNLKVDRKALVVSAEYDDNLALSARNIPGIKFVAAEGINVLDVMVHDKLIITKDAVEKVEEVFAK from the coding sequence ATGCCGAAAGTATCGATGTATGACATGAACGGAAATCAAGTTGGTGAATTGGAATTGCCGGAAGCCGTATTCGGAATCGAACCGAATGCGCACGTGCTTCATGAGGCGGTGCTCATGCAGCAGGCTTCGCTTCGGCGCGGTACGCATAAGACCAAAGGCCGTTCGGAAGTAAGCGGTGGCGGTCGCAAGCCTTGGAAACAAAAAGGTACAGGTCGTGCCCGTCAAGGCAGCATCAGGGCGCCCCAATGGAAAGGCGGCGGTATTGTTTTTGGACCGACTCCCAGATCGTATGCATACAAGCTGCCGAAAAAAGTCCGCAGATTGGCAATAAAGTCAGCATTGTCATCAAAGGTTAAGGATAATGAAATCATTGTTTTGGATCAATTGATGATGAATCAGCCGAAGACCAAAGATTTTGCCAATATGCTGAAAAACTTGAAGGTTGATCGCAAGGCGCTTGTCGTATCGGCCGAATATGATGATAATTTGGCATTGTCGGCACGCAACATTCCCGGCATCAAATTTGTAGCCGCTGAAGGCATTAACGTGCTGGATGTCATGGTGCATGATAAGTTGATCATCACCAAAGACGCTGTGGAGAAAGTTGAGGAGGTATTTGCGAAATGA
- a CDS encoding ribosomal L7Ae/L30e/S12e/Gadd45 family protein, which translates to MLFLSNEKVLRDGKVIIGTKQTTKVIEQGKAAEVYVAKDADPRITLKIVNLCKKMGVKVVYVDTMKQLGKACGIEVGAAMAAIVNE; encoded by the coding sequence ATGTTGTTCTTGTCTAACGAAAAAGTATTACGGGATGGTAAAGTGATAATAGGCACTAAACAAACTACGAAAGTTATTGAACAAGGCAAGGCTGCTGAAGTATATGTTGCAAAGGACGCAGATCCCAGAATCACCTTAAAAATCGTCAACCTATGCAAGAAGATGGGAGTTAAGGTTGTTTACGTCGACACCATGAAGCAACTCGGCAAAGCCTGCGGGATTGAAGTGGGTGCTGCGATGGCAGCCATTGTAAATGAATGA
- the rplW gene encoding 50S ribosomal protein L23, with translation MKDPRDIIKRPVITERTSDLMSNLTYVFEVDKRANKTEIKQAIEQIFKVKVIKVNTAIMPKKPKNYGRHSGYTSEWKKAFVTLSQDSKPLEFFETV, from the coding sequence ATGAAGGATCCTCGCGACATTATCAAACGCCCGGTCATCACGGAACGCACAAGCGATTTGATGTCGAATCTCACTTATGTCTTTGAAGTGGATAAACGTGCGAACAAAACGGAAATCAAGCAGGCAATCGAACAAATTTTCAAGGTCAAGGTGATAAAGGTCAACACGGCGATTATGCCGAAGAAGCCGAAAAATTACGGGCGCCATTCGGGCTATACCTCGGAATGGAAAAAAGCGTTCGTTACGCTGAGCCAAGACAGCAAACCGCTGGAATTCTTTGAAACGGTCTAA